A single window of Salvia splendens isolate huo1 chromosome 6, SspV2, whole genome shotgun sequence DNA harbors:
- the LOC121807928 gene encoding thaumatin-like protein 1, translated as MLSTFCSLYITFIFLDMIQGCLGTTFQLVNRCDYTVWPGTLSNSGSSGLDTTGFELQPGSTRSITAQSGWSGRFWGRTGCSFDPATGRGSCATGDCGSGQMECNGLGAAPPATLAEFTVGSSGSQDFYDVSLVDGYNLPMIVEAGGGTGGCGATGCVADLNRMCPEELRAGGGQGCKSACGAFGTPEYCCSGEFGSPDKCRPTAYSSIFKNACPRSYSYAYDDPTSTFTCSGADYTITFCPSLTSKKSSSWSPTTNGQPAPAAATASGSHSHPAEDSLATWLPTFVTGGTSHLSPNPNHIICVATTITLFAFLLW; from the exons atgTTGTCGACATTTTGTTCTCTCTATATCACCTTCATATTCCTCGACATGATCCAAG GATGTTTAGGGACTACATTCCAATTGGTCAATAGATGTGACTACACGGTCTGGCCGGGTACACTATCCAACTCGGGCAGCTCCGGTCTAGACACAACCGGTTTCGAACTCCAACCCGGTTCCACCCGCTCCATCACGGCCCAATCGGGTTGGTCCGGCCGGTTCTGGGGCCGGACCGGCTGCTCATTCGACCCAGCCACCGGCCGCGGCAGCTGCGCCACGGGCGACTGCGGCTCCGGCCAAATGGAATGCAACGGCTTAGGAGCGGCGCCGCCGGCCACCCTCGCGGAGTTCACGGTGGGGTCGTCGGGGAGTCAGGATTTCTACGATGTGAGCCTCGTCGACGGGTACAACCTGCCGATGATAGTGGAGGCGGGGGGCGGGACGGGGGGCTGCGGGGCGACCGGGTGCGTGGCGGATCTGAACCGGATGTGCCCGGAGGAGCTTCGGGCAGGGGGCGGGCAGGGCTGCAAGAGCGCATGCGGGGCCTTCGGGACGCCCGAGTACTGCTGCAGCGGCGAGTTCGGGTCGCCGGATAAGTGCCGGCCGACGGCGTATTCTTCGATATTCAAGAATGCGTGCCCGAGATCGTATAGCTACGCGTACGATGATCCTACGAGCACCTTCACTTGTAGCGGAGCCGATTATACCATTACGTTTTGCCCTTCGCTCACAAG TAAAAAATCTTCAAGTTGGTCACCAACTACAAATGGGCAACCAGCACCGGCCGCGGCCACTGCCAGTGGCTCACACTCTCATCCAGCCGAAGATAGTCTGGCGACGTGGCTCCCGACTTTTGTCACCGGTGGCACATCACATCTTTCACCGAACCCTAATCACATTATTTGTGTTGCGACGACAATAACATTGTTTGCATTTCTTTTGTGGTAG
- the LOC121807927 gene encoding endoplasmin homolog: MRKWTICSFLLLLCLLFLLPDQGRNLHANAEAESDAPVDPPKVEEKIGAVPHGLSTDSDVVKREAESMSRKSLRSSAEKFEFQAEVSRLMDIIINSLYSNKDIFLRELISNASDALDKIRFLSLTDKEILGEGDDAKLEIQIKLDKEKKILSIRDRGIGMTKEDLIKNLGTIAKSGTSAFVEKMQTSGDLNLIGQFGVGFYSVYLVADYVEVISKHNDDKQHVWESKADGAFAISEDTWNEPLGRGTEIRLHLREEAQEYLEEHKLKELVKKYSEFINFPIHLWATKEVEEEVPAEEDDASDDEDNAESKSSEEDEEDAEKDEDEKKPKTKKVKKTTSEWELLNDVKAIWLRSPREVTDEEYTKFYHSLAKDFGEEKPMTWSHFNAEGDVEFKAVLFVPPKAPHDLYESYYNANKSNLKLYVRRVFISDEFDELLPKYLNFLLGLVDSDTLPLNVSREMLQQHSSLKTIKKKLIRKALDMIRKLAEEDPDESSDTDKKEVEESGDSNEKNGQYAKFWNEFGKSIKLGIIEDATNRNRLAKLLRFETTKSDGKLTSLDKYIARMKSGQKDIFYITGTSKEQLENSPFLENLKKKGYEVIFFTDPVDEYLMQYLMDYEDKKFQNVSKEGLKLGKESKLKQLKESFKELTKWWKGALASENVDDVKLSNRLADSPCVVVTSKYGWSSNMERIMQSQTLSDASKQAYMRGKRVLEINPRHPIIKELQARVAKDPEDENVKETAKLIYQTALMESGFVLNEPKDFASRIYSSVKNSLNISPDAAVEEEDDVEEMEMETSSKETETSPKIEEEAVDEDVHDEL, translated from the exons ATGAGGAAATGGACGATCTGCTCCTTTTTGTTACTACTCTGCCTTTTGTTTCTTTTACCAGATCAAG GTAGGAATTTACACGCAAATGCCGAAGCTGAGTCGGATGCGCCAGTCGATCCTCCGAAGGTGGAGGAGAAAATCGGCGCCGTACCACACGGATTGTCCACCGATTCCGATGTTGTGAAGAG AGAAGCTGAATCGATGTCGAGGAAATCTCTCCGCTCGAGCGCGGAGAAGTTTGAGTTCCAAGCCGAGGTGTCGCGGCTTATGGACATTATCATCAACTCTCTATACAGTAACAAGGATATATTCTTAAGAGAATTGATTTCCAATGCGTCAGAT GCTTTGGATAAGATCAGATTCTTATCACTTACGGATAAGGAAATTTTGGGAGAAGGTGATGATGCCAAGCTTGAGATACAG ATTAAGTTggacaaagaaaagaaaatactcTCAATCCGTGACAGAGGTATTGGTATGACAAAGGAGGATTTAATCAAGAATTTGGGTACCATCGCTAAATCTGGAACCTCAG CATTTGTGGAAAAGATGCAGACAAGTGGAGATCTTAACCTTATTGGGCAATTTGGTGTTGGATTCTACTCTGTGTATCTTGTTGCTGACTATGTTGAAGTTATTAGCAAACATAATGATGACAAACA GCACGTTTGGGAGTCAAAGGCAGATGGAGCTTTTGCAATCTCAGAAGATACATGGAATGAACCACTTGGTCGTGGGACTGAAATTAGACTGCACCTCAGAGAGGAAGCACAGGAGTATTTGGAAGAGCACAAATTGAAG GAATTGGTGAAAAAGTATTCTGAATTCATTAACTTCCCCATACATCTTTGGGCTACTAAAGAAGTGGAGGAGGAGGTCCCTGCTGAGGAAGATGATGCCAGTGACGATGAGGATAATG CCGAAAGTAAATCATCCGAGGAAGACGAAGAGGATGCTGAGAAAGACGAGGACGAGAAGAAACCCAAAACAAAGAAAGTGAAGAAAACTACCTCTGAGTGGGAACTTTTGAATGATGTGAAAGCTATATGGCTACGGAGTCCTAGGGAGGTGACCGATGAAGAATATACAAAATTCTATCACTCTCTGGCTAAG GACTTTGGCGAAGAGAAGCCTATGACATGGAGTCACTTCAATGCTGAAGGTGATGTGGAATTCAAGGCTGTGCTGTTTGTGCCTCCTAAGGCTCCTCATGATTTGTATGAGAGTTACTACAACGCCAACAAATCCAATTTGAAGTTATACGTCAGACGTGTCTTTATCTCAGATGAATTCGATGAACTTCTGCCCAAATATCTTAACTTCTTGCTG GGTCTTGTTGATTCCGACACCTTGCCACTTAATGTGTCGAGAGAAATGTTACAACAGCACAGCAGCTTGAAAACGATCAAGAAGAAACTCATCCGTAAAGCCCTTGATATGATCCGCAAGCTTGCTGAGGAGGACCCTGATGAATCTAGCGACACAGACAAGAAAG AAGTCGAAGAATCCGGTGACAGCAATGAAAAGAATGGCCAGTATGCAAAATTCTGGAATGAGTTTGGCAAGTCAATCAAGCTTGGTATCATTGAGGATGCCACCAACAGAAATCGCCTGGCAAAACTTCTTAGATTCGAAAC TACCAAATCTGATGGTAAATTAACCTCACTGGATAAATACATTGCAAGAATGAAGTCAGGACAGAAAGATATCTTTTACATTACCGGAACAAGCAAGGAACAGCTCGAGAACTCTCCATTCCTTGAAAATCTGAAAAAGAAAGGTTACGAG GTCATTTTCTTCACCGACCCTGTGGATGAATACTTGATGCAATATCTGATGGATTATGAAGACAAGAAATTCCAAAACGTATCCAAGGAGGGGCTCAAACTCGGGAAGGAATCGAAACTGAAGCAACTCAAGGAGTCGTTCAAGGAGCTGACCAAATGGTGGAAAGGCGCTCTTGCTAGTGAAAACGTTGACGACGTGAAGCTCAGCAACCGTCTGGCGGACTCCCCGTGCGTGGTGGTGACATCAAAATATGGGTGGAGTTCGAACATGGAGAGAATCATGCAGTCTCAAACGCTTTCCGACGCTAGCAAGCAAGCCTACATGCGTGGGAAGAGGGTCCTCGAAATCAACCCCAGACACCCCATCATCAAAGAGCTTCAAGCCAGAGTAGCCAAGGATCCCGAG GATGAAAACGTGAAGGAAACAGCAAAGCTCATTTACCAGACGGCCCTCATGGAGAGCGGCTTTGTTCTCAATGAACCGAAAGATTTTGCTTCCCGGATATACAGCTCGGTGAAGAACAGCCTCAACATCAGCCCGGATGCAGCAGTGGAGGAGGAGGACGATGTcgaggagatggagatggagactAGTTCAAAAGAAACGGAGACTTCTCCCAAGATTGAGGAAGAGGCAGTGGATGAGGATGTGCACGATGAGCTGTAG